From Tachypleus tridentatus isolate NWPU-2018 chromosome 8, ASM421037v1, whole genome shotgun sequence, a single genomic window includes:
- the LOC143222918 gene encoding RNA-binding protein Pasilla-like isoform X6, whose translation MSRCFGERYDFSANGTYHFKILVPSVAAGAIIGKGGETIAQLQKETGARIKMSKANDFYPGTTERVCLITGSLEGITRIHEFITEKIREKPDPNAKIAIDFDHKQPAEREKQVKILVPNSTAGMIIGKGGSYIKQIKEESGAYVQISQKSRDHALAERCITVIGEMENNKTACKLILAKIAEDPQSGSCLNVSYAEVSGPVANFNPTGSPYANSNGGQGNGFNNSNTSYSSNGSLSSLSPTINNNFGSPQGTATPASMMPFSTGLSIGTHDISHGNASQIIENIKHMLRGNGYSEQATTEITAAMNTLASYGILGLGLGQLLNNINGATIMNGIGMGLGSSAPSTCPVPPGGISNQSSMLTSCTGVPGIDISCSSIATSGPASGASSMFGPLSGNMSTSMSSLGMVPGFSSPTVNRSSDRFQFQGDGPAVFDPFRRSSPSLGSPHAPSLPVNNNSFGLGTCFNSGPASVHKSPSPSDHQGETAKIEVEVGENIVGAILGPGGKSLLEIQRLSGANIQISKKGIFAPGTRNRIVTITGPSTAVSTAHYLIEQQITGEEAKRARQNSFVAIH comes from the exons CCAATGGAACATACCATTTCAAAATTCTTGTCCCTTCGGTGGCAGCAGGGGCCATCATTGGGAAAGGTGGAGAAACAATCGCTCAACTACAGAAGGAAACAGGTGCACGTATTAAGATGTCAAAAGCCAATGACTTTTATCCAG GTACGACAGAAAGGGTATGCCTTATTACTGGCAGTCTAGAAGGCATCACTAGGATACAtgaatttattacagaaaaaattagagaaaaaccAGATCCTAATGCAAAAATAGCAATTGATTTTGACCACAAACAACCAGCTGAACGAGAGAAACAG gtAAAGATATTAGTTCCTAACAGCACTGCAGGAATGATTATTGGTAAAGGTGGAAGctatatcaaacaaataaaagaagaaagtggTGCTTATGTTCAGATATCTCAAAAATCTCGTGATCATGCCTTAGCTGAGAGGTGCATAACGGTGATAGGAGAAATGGAAAACAACAAGACAGCTTGTAAGTTAATATTAGCCAAAATTGCAGAAGATCCTCAAAGTGGCAGTTGTCTTAATGTTAGTTATGCAGAAGTTTCTGGTCCAGTAGCCAATTTTAATCCTACAGGTTCACCATATGCTAATTCAAATGGTGGTCAAGGTAATGGATTTAATAACAGTAACACAAGTTATAGCTCAAATGGAAGCCTAAGTAGTCTGAGtccaacaataaacaataattttggaAGTCCTCAGGGAACAGCAACTCCTGCAAGTATGATGCCATTTTCAACAGGCTTAAGCATAGGGACACATGACATTTCTCATGGCAATGCTTCACagataattgaaaacattaaacacaTGTTACGAGGAAATGGATACTCAGAACAAGCTACAACTGAGATTACAGCTGCAATGAACACTCTTGCAAGTTATGGGATACTAGGATTAGGTTTAGGTCAGttgttaaataacataaatggTGCTACAATAATGAATGGTATAGGCATGGGATTGGGTTCCTCTGCTCCTAGTACTTGTCCTGTTCCTCCTGGAGGTATATCCAACCAAAGTAGTATGCTTACATCTTGTACAGGTGTACCAGGAATAGACATCTCTTGTAGCTCAATAGCCACTTCAGGTCCAGCAAGTGGAGCTTCTAGTATGTTTGGACCACTAAGTGGAAACATGAGTACAAGTATGTCAAGTCTTGGTATGGTTCCTGGATTTTCATCTCCTACAGTTAATAGATCCAGTGACAGATTTCAATTTCAAGGGGATGGTCCTGCTGTTTTTGATCCATTTCGACGTAGTTCTCCTTCTTTGGGATCACCTCATGCTCCTAGTTTGCCAGTTAACAACAACTCATTTGGACTTGGAACATGTTTTAACTCTGGTCCTGCTTCAGTGCACAAAAGCCCATCTCCAAGTGATCATCAGGGTGAAACAGCCAAAATAGAGGTTGAAGTTGGTGAGAATATTGTGGGTGCCATTTTAGGTCCAGGAGGAAAGTCACTTCTGGAAATCCAACGACTAAGTGGAGCAAATATCCAGATATCCAAAAAAGGCATATTTGCACCTGGAACACGTAATCgtattgtaacaataactggCCCTTCAACTGCTGTCAGCACTGCCCATTATCTCATTGAACAACAAATCACTGGAGAAGAAGCCAAGAGAGCTCGTCAAAACTCTTTTGTAGCCATACATTAA
- the LOC143222918 gene encoding RNA-binding protein Pasilla-like isoform X7 encodes MSKANDFYPGTTERVCLITGSLEGITRIHEFITEKIREKPDPNAKIAIDFDHKQPAEREKQVKILVPNSTAGMIIGKGGSYIKQIKEESGAYVQISQKSRDHALAERCITVIGEMENNKTACKLILAKIAEDPQSGSCLNVSYAEVSGPVANFNPTGSPYANSNGGQGNGFNNSNTSYSSNGSLSSLSPTINNNFGSPQGTATPASMMPFSTGLSIGTHDISHGNASQIIENIKHMLRGNGYSEQATTEITAAMNTLASYGILGLGLGQLLNNINGATIMNGIGMGLGSSAPSTCPVPPGGISNQSSMLTSCTGVPGIDISCSSIATSGPASGASSMFGPLSGNMSTSMSSLGMVPGFSSPTVNRSSDRFQFQGDGPAVFDPFRRSSPSLGSPHAPSLPVNNNSFGLGTCFNSGPASVHKSPSPSDHQGETAKIEVEVGENIVGAILGPGGKSLLEIQRLSGANIQISKKGIFAPGTRNRIVTITGPSTAVSTAHYLIEQQITGEEAKRARQNSFVAIH; translated from the exons ATGTCAAAAGCCAATGACTTTTATCCAG GTACGACAGAAAGGGTATGCCTTATTACTGGCAGTCTAGAAGGCATCACTAGGATACAtgaatttattacagaaaaaattagagaaaaaccAGATCCTAATGCAAAAATAGCAATTGATTTTGACCACAAACAACCAGCTGAACGAGAGAAACAG gtAAAGATATTAGTTCCTAACAGCACTGCAGGAATGATTATTGGTAAAGGTGGAAGctatatcaaacaaataaaagaagaaagtggTGCTTATGTTCAGATATCTCAAAAATCTCGTGATCATGCCTTAGCTGAGAGGTGCATAACGGTGATAGGAGAAATGGAAAACAACAAGACAGCTTGTAAGTTAATATTAGCCAAAATTGCAGAAGATCCTCAAAGTGGCAGTTGTCTTAATGTTAGTTATGCAGAAGTTTCTGGTCCAGTAGCCAATTTTAATCCTACAGGTTCACCATATGCTAATTCAAATGGTGGTCAAGGTAATGGATTTAATAACAGTAACACAAGTTATAGCTCAAATGGAAGCCTAAGTAGTCTGAGtccaacaataaacaataattttggaAGTCCTCAGGGAACAGCAACTCCTGCAAGTATGATGCCATTTTCAACAGGCTTAAGCATAGGGACACATGACATTTCTCATGGCAATGCTTCACagataattgaaaacattaaacacaTGTTACGAGGAAATGGATACTCAGAACAAGCTACAACTGAGATTACAGCTGCAATGAACACTCTTGCAAGTTATGGGATACTAGGATTAGGTTTAGGTCAGttgttaaataacataaatggTGCTACAATAATGAATGGTATAGGCATGGGATTGGGTTCCTCTGCTCCTAGTACTTGTCCTGTTCCTCCTGGAGGTATATCCAACCAAAGTAGTATGCTTACATCTTGTACAGGTGTACCAGGAATAGACATCTCTTGTAGCTCAATAGCCACTTCAGGTCCAGCAAGTGGAGCTTCTAGTATGTTTGGACCACTAAGTGGAAACATGAGTACAAGTATGTCAAGTCTTGGTATGGTTCCTGGATTTTCATCTCCTACAGTTAATAGATCCAGTGACAGATTTCAATTTCAAGGGGATGGTCCTGCTGTTTTTGATCCATTTCGACGTAGTTCTCCTTCTTTGGGATCACCTCATGCTCCTAGTTTGCCAGTTAACAACAACTCATTTGGACTTGGAACATGTTTTAACTCTGGTCCTGCTTCAGTGCACAAAAGCCCATCTCCAAGTGATCATCAGGGTGAAACAGCCAAAATAGAGGTTGAAGTTGGTGAGAATATTGTGGGTGCCATTTTAGGTCCAGGAGGAAAGTCACTTCTGGAAATCCAACGACTAAGTGGAGCAAATATCCAGATATCCAAAAAAGGCATATTTGCACCTGGAACACGTAATCgtattgtaacaataactggCCCTTCAACTGCTGTCAGCACTGCCCATTATCTCATTGAACAACAAATCACTGGAGAAGAAGCCAAGAGAGCTCGTCAAAACTCTTTTGTAGCCATACATTAA
- the LOC143222918 gene encoding RNA-binding protein Pasilla-like isoform X1 gives MATSVGDINVIRESEISDTRKRPLDTELDTGDTKRSHQSGDCCLNTIHNMDRSYGLKHVMLLLPSSSCTKFTVEANGTYHFKILVPSVAAGAIIGKGGETIAQLQKETGARIKMSKANDFYPGTTERVCLITGSLEGITRIHEFITEKIREKPDPNAKIAIDFDHKQPAEREKQVKILVPNSTAGMIIGKGGSYIKQIKEESGAYVQISQKSRDHALAERCITVIGEMENNKTACKLILAKIAEDPQSGSCLNVSYAEVSGPVANFNPTGSPYANSNGGQGNGFNNSNTSYSSNGSLSSLSPTINNNFGSPQGTATPASMMPFSTGLSIGTHDISHGNASQIIENIKHMLRGNGYSEQATTEITAAMNTLASYGILGLGLGQLLNNINGATIMNGIGMGLGSSAPSTCPVPPGGISNQSSMLTSCTGVPGIDISCSSIATSGPASGASSMFGPLSGNMSTSMSSLGMVPGFSSPTVNRSSDRFQFQGDGPAVFDPFRRSSPSLGSPHAPSLPVNNNSFGLGTCFNSGPASVHKSPSPSDHQGETAKIEVEVGENIVGAILGPGGKSLLEIQRLSGANIQISKKGIFAPGTRNRIVTITGPSTAVSTAHYLIEQQITGEEAKRARQNSFVAIH, from the exons atTGTTGTTTGAACACTATACATAATATGGACAGATCATATGGCTTGAAACATGTAATGTTGCTTTTACCTTCATCAAGTTGCACTAAGTTTACAGTAGAAG CCAATGGAACATACCATTTCAAAATTCTTGTCCCTTCGGTGGCAGCAGGGGCCATCATTGGGAAAGGTGGAGAAACAATCGCTCAACTACAGAAGGAAACAGGTGCACGTATTAAGATGTCAAAAGCCAATGACTTTTATCCAG GTACGACAGAAAGGGTATGCCTTATTACTGGCAGTCTAGAAGGCATCACTAGGATACAtgaatttattacagaaaaaattagagaaaaaccAGATCCTAATGCAAAAATAGCAATTGATTTTGACCACAAACAACCAGCTGAACGAGAGAAACAG gtAAAGATATTAGTTCCTAACAGCACTGCAGGAATGATTATTGGTAAAGGTGGAAGctatatcaaacaaataaaagaagaaagtggTGCTTATGTTCAGATATCTCAAAAATCTCGTGATCATGCCTTAGCTGAGAGGTGCATAACGGTGATAGGAGAAATGGAAAACAACAAGACAGCTTGTAAGTTAATATTAGCCAAAATTGCAGAAGATCCTCAAAGTGGCAGTTGTCTTAATGTTAGTTATGCAGAAGTTTCTGGTCCAGTAGCCAATTTTAATCCTACAGGTTCACCATATGCTAATTCAAATGGTGGTCAAGGTAATGGATTTAATAACAGTAACACAAGTTATAGCTCAAATGGAAGCCTAAGTAGTCTGAGtccaacaataaacaataattttggaAGTCCTCAGGGAACAGCAACTCCTGCAAGTATGATGCCATTTTCAACAGGCTTAAGCATAGGGACACATGACATTTCTCATGGCAATGCTTCACagataattgaaaacattaaacacaTGTTACGAGGAAATGGATACTCAGAACAAGCTACAACTGAGATTACAGCTGCAATGAACACTCTTGCAAGTTATGGGATACTAGGATTAGGTTTAGGTCAGttgttaaataacataaatggTGCTACAATAATGAATGGTATAGGCATGGGATTGGGTTCCTCTGCTCCTAGTACTTGTCCTGTTCCTCCTGGAGGTATATCCAACCAAAGTAGTATGCTTACATCTTGTACAGGTGTACCAGGAATAGACATCTCTTGTAGCTCAATAGCCACTTCAGGTCCAGCAAGTGGAGCTTCTAGTATGTTTGGACCACTAAGTGGAAACATGAGTACAAGTATGTCAAGTCTTGGTATGGTTCCTGGATTTTCATCTCCTACAGTTAATAGATCCAGTGACAGATTTCAATTTCAAGGGGATGGTCCTGCTGTTTTTGATCCATTTCGACGTAGTTCTCCTTCTTTGGGATCACCTCATGCTCCTAGTTTGCCAGTTAACAACAACTCATTTGGACTTGGAACATGTTTTAACTCTGGTCCTGCTTCAGTGCACAAAAGCCCATCTCCAAGTGATCATCAGGGTGAAACAGCCAAAATAGAGGTTGAAGTTGGTGAGAATATTGTGGGTGCCATTTTAGGTCCAGGAGGAAAGTCACTTCTGGAAATCCAACGACTAAGTGGAGCAAATATCCAGATATCCAAAAAAGGCATATTTGCACCTGGAACACGTAATCgtattgtaacaataactggCCCTTCAACTGCTGTCAGCACTGCCCATTATCTCATTGAACAACAAATCACTGGAGAAGAAGCCAAGAGAGCTCGTCAAAACTCTTTTGTAGCCATACATTAA
- the LOC143222918 gene encoding RNA-binding protein Pasilla-like isoform X2 yields MTKQVKVLTLFGLPMFCGRRITWQSDGISSLIFSQANGTYHFKILVPSVAAGAIIGKGGETIAQLQKETGARIKMSKANDFYPGTTERVCLITGSLEGITRIHEFITEKIREKPDPNAKIAIDFDHKQPAEREKQVKILVPNSTAGMIIGKGGSYIKQIKEESGAYVQISQKSRDHALAERCITVIGEMENNKTACKLILAKIAEDPQSGSCLNVSYAEVSGPVANFNPTGSPYANSNGGQGNGFNNSNTSYSSNGSLSSLSPTINNNFGSPQGTATPASMMPFSTGLSIGTHDISHGNASQIIENIKHMLRGNGYSEQATTEITAAMNTLASYGILGLGLGQLLNNINGATIMNGIGMGLGSSAPSTCPVPPGGISNQSSMLTSCTGVPGIDISCSSIATSGPASGASSMFGPLSGNMSTSMSSLGMVPGFSSPTVNRSSDRFQFQGDGPAVFDPFRRSSPSLGSPHAPSLPVNNNSFGLGTCFNSGPASVHKSPSPSDHQGETAKIEVEVGENIVGAILGPGGKSLLEIQRLSGANIQISKKGIFAPGTRNRIVTITGPSTAVSTAHYLIEQQITGEEAKRARQNSFVAIH; encoded by the exons ATGGAATTTCTTCATTAATCTTTTCTCAAGCCAATGGAACATACCATTTCAAAATTCTTGTCCCTTCGGTGGCAGCAGGGGCCATCATTGGGAAAGGTGGAGAAACAATCGCTCAACTACAGAAGGAAACAGGTGCACGTATTAAGATGTCAAAAGCCAATGACTTTTATCCAG GTACGACAGAAAGGGTATGCCTTATTACTGGCAGTCTAGAAGGCATCACTAGGATACAtgaatttattacagaaaaaattagagaaaaaccAGATCCTAATGCAAAAATAGCAATTGATTTTGACCACAAACAACCAGCTGAACGAGAGAAACAG gtAAAGATATTAGTTCCTAACAGCACTGCAGGAATGATTATTGGTAAAGGTGGAAGctatatcaaacaaataaaagaagaaagtggTGCTTATGTTCAGATATCTCAAAAATCTCGTGATCATGCCTTAGCTGAGAGGTGCATAACGGTGATAGGAGAAATGGAAAACAACAAGACAGCTTGTAAGTTAATATTAGCCAAAATTGCAGAAGATCCTCAAAGTGGCAGTTGTCTTAATGTTAGTTATGCAGAAGTTTCTGGTCCAGTAGCCAATTTTAATCCTACAGGTTCACCATATGCTAATTCAAATGGTGGTCAAGGTAATGGATTTAATAACAGTAACACAAGTTATAGCTCAAATGGAAGCCTAAGTAGTCTGAGtccaacaataaacaataattttggaAGTCCTCAGGGAACAGCAACTCCTGCAAGTATGATGCCATTTTCAACAGGCTTAAGCATAGGGACACATGACATTTCTCATGGCAATGCTTCACagataattgaaaacattaaacacaTGTTACGAGGAAATGGATACTCAGAACAAGCTACAACTGAGATTACAGCTGCAATGAACACTCTTGCAAGTTATGGGATACTAGGATTAGGTTTAGGTCAGttgttaaataacataaatggTGCTACAATAATGAATGGTATAGGCATGGGATTGGGTTCCTCTGCTCCTAGTACTTGTCCTGTTCCTCCTGGAGGTATATCCAACCAAAGTAGTATGCTTACATCTTGTACAGGTGTACCAGGAATAGACATCTCTTGTAGCTCAATAGCCACTTCAGGTCCAGCAAGTGGAGCTTCTAGTATGTTTGGACCACTAAGTGGAAACATGAGTACAAGTATGTCAAGTCTTGGTATGGTTCCTGGATTTTCATCTCCTACAGTTAATAGATCCAGTGACAGATTTCAATTTCAAGGGGATGGTCCTGCTGTTTTTGATCCATTTCGACGTAGTTCTCCTTCTTTGGGATCACCTCATGCTCCTAGTTTGCCAGTTAACAACAACTCATTTGGACTTGGAACATGTTTTAACTCTGGTCCTGCTTCAGTGCACAAAAGCCCATCTCCAAGTGATCATCAGGGTGAAACAGCCAAAATAGAGGTTGAAGTTGGTGAGAATATTGTGGGTGCCATTTTAGGTCCAGGAGGAAAGTCACTTCTGGAAATCCAACGACTAAGTGGAGCAAATATCCAGATATCCAAAAAAGGCATATTTGCACCTGGAACACGTAATCgtattgtaacaataactggCCCTTCAACTGCTGTCAGCACTGCCCATTATCTCATTGAACAACAAATCACTGGAGAAGAAGCCAAGAGAGCTCGTCAAAACTCTTTTGTAGCCATACATTAA
- the LOC143222918 gene encoding RNA-binding protein Pasilla-like isoform X3: MATSVGDINVIRESEISDTRKRPLDTELDTGDTKRSHQSGDGISSLIFSQANGTYHFKILVPSVAAGAIIGKGGETIAQLQKETGARIKMSKANDFYPGTTERVCLITGSLEGITRIHEFITEKIREKPDPNAKIAIDFDHKQPAEREKQVKILVPNSTAGMIIGKGGSYIKQIKEESGAYVQISQKSRDHALAERCITVIGEMENNKTACKLILAKIAEDPQSGSCLNVSYAEVSGPVANFNPTGSPYANSNGGQGNGFNNSNTSYSSNGSLSSLSPTINNNFGSPQGTATPASMMPFSTGLSIGTHDISHGNASQIIENIKHMLRGNGYSEQATTEITAAMNTLASYGILGLGLGQLLNNINGATIMNGIGMGLGSSAPSTCPVPPGGISNQSSMLTSCTGVPGIDISCSSIATSGPASGASSMFGPLSGNMSTSMSSLGMVPGFSSPTVNRSSDRFQFQGDGPAVFDPFRRSSPSLGSPHAPSLPVNNNSFGLGTCFNSGPASVHKSPSPSDHQGETAKIEVEVGENIVGAILGPGGKSLLEIQRLSGANIQISKKGIFAPGTRNRIVTITGPSTAVSTAHYLIEQQITGEEAKRARQNSFVAIH; encoded by the exons ATGGAATTTCTTCATTAATCTTTTCTCAAGCCAATGGAACATACCATTTCAAAATTCTTGTCCCTTCGGTGGCAGCAGGGGCCATCATTGGGAAAGGTGGAGAAACAATCGCTCAACTACAGAAGGAAACAGGTGCACGTATTAAGATGTCAAAAGCCAATGACTTTTATCCAG GTACGACAGAAAGGGTATGCCTTATTACTGGCAGTCTAGAAGGCATCACTAGGATACAtgaatttattacagaaaaaattagagaaaaaccAGATCCTAATGCAAAAATAGCAATTGATTTTGACCACAAACAACCAGCTGAACGAGAGAAACAG gtAAAGATATTAGTTCCTAACAGCACTGCAGGAATGATTATTGGTAAAGGTGGAAGctatatcaaacaaataaaagaagaaagtggTGCTTATGTTCAGATATCTCAAAAATCTCGTGATCATGCCTTAGCTGAGAGGTGCATAACGGTGATAGGAGAAATGGAAAACAACAAGACAGCTTGTAAGTTAATATTAGCCAAAATTGCAGAAGATCCTCAAAGTGGCAGTTGTCTTAATGTTAGTTATGCAGAAGTTTCTGGTCCAGTAGCCAATTTTAATCCTACAGGTTCACCATATGCTAATTCAAATGGTGGTCAAGGTAATGGATTTAATAACAGTAACACAAGTTATAGCTCAAATGGAAGCCTAAGTAGTCTGAGtccaacaataaacaataattttggaAGTCCTCAGGGAACAGCAACTCCTGCAAGTATGATGCCATTTTCAACAGGCTTAAGCATAGGGACACATGACATTTCTCATGGCAATGCTTCACagataattgaaaacattaaacacaTGTTACGAGGAAATGGATACTCAGAACAAGCTACAACTGAGATTACAGCTGCAATGAACACTCTTGCAAGTTATGGGATACTAGGATTAGGTTTAGGTCAGttgttaaataacataaatggTGCTACAATAATGAATGGTATAGGCATGGGATTGGGTTCCTCTGCTCCTAGTACTTGTCCTGTTCCTCCTGGAGGTATATCCAACCAAAGTAGTATGCTTACATCTTGTACAGGTGTACCAGGAATAGACATCTCTTGTAGCTCAATAGCCACTTCAGGTCCAGCAAGTGGAGCTTCTAGTATGTTTGGACCACTAAGTGGAAACATGAGTACAAGTATGTCAAGTCTTGGTATGGTTCCTGGATTTTCATCTCCTACAGTTAATAGATCCAGTGACAGATTTCAATTTCAAGGGGATGGTCCTGCTGTTTTTGATCCATTTCGACGTAGTTCTCCTTCTTTGGGATCACCTCATGCTCCTAGTTTGCCAGTTAACAACAACTCATTTGGACTTGGAACATGTTTTAACTCTGGTCCTGCTTCAGTGCACAAAAGCCCATCTCCAAGTGATCATCAGGGTGAAACAGCCAAAATAGAGGTTGAAGTTGGTGAGAATATTGTGGGTGCCATTTTAGGTCCAGGAGGAAAGTCACTTCTGGAAATCCAACGACTAAGTGGAGCAAATATCCAGATATCCAAAAAAGGCATATTTGCACCTGGAACACGTAATCgtattgtaacaataactggCCCTTCAACTGCTGTCAGCACTGCCCATTATCTCATTGAACAACAAATCACTGGAGAAGAAGCCAAGAGAGCTCGTCAAAACTCTTTTGTAGCCATACATTAA
- the LOC143222918 gene encoding RNA-binding protein Pasilla-like isoform X5 encodes MATSVGDINVIRESEISDTRKRPLDTELDTGDTKRSHQSGANGTYHFKILVPSVAAGAIIGKGGETIAQLQKETGARIKMSKANDFYPGTTERVCLITGSLEGITRIHEFITEKIREKPDPNAKIAIDFDHKQPAEREKQVKILVPNSTAGMIIGKGGSYIKQIKEESGAYVQISQKSRDHALAERCITVIGEMENNKTACKLILAKIAEDPQSGSCLNVSYAEVSGPVANFNPTGSPYANSNGGQGNGFNNSNTSYSSNGSLSSLSPTINNNFGSPQGTATPASMMPFSTGLSIGTHDISHGNASQIIENIKHMLRGNGYSEQATTEITAAMNTLASYGILGLGLGQLLNNINGATIMNGIGMGLGSSAPSTCPVPPGGISNQSSMLTSCTGVPGIDISCSSIATSGPASGASSMFGPLSGNMSTSMSSLGMVPGFSSPTVNRSSDRFQFQGDGPAVFDPFRRSSPSLGSPHAPSLPVNNNSFGLGTCFNSGPASVHKSPSPSDHQGETAKIEVEVGENIVGAILGPGGKSLLEIQRLSGANIQISKKGIFAPGTRNRIVTITGPSTAVSTAHYLIEQQITGEEAKRARQNSFVAIH; translated from the exons CCAATGGAACATACCATTTCAAAATTCTTGTCCCTTCGGTGGCAGCAGGGGCCATCATTGGGAAAGGTGGAGAAACAATCGCTCAACTACAGAAGGAAACAGGTGCACGTATTAAGATGTCAAAAGCCAATGACTTTTATCCAG GTACGACAGAAAGGGTATGCCTTATTACTGGCAGTCTAGAAGGCATCACTAGGATACAtgaatttattacagaaaaaattagagaaaaaccAGATCCTAATGCAAAAATAGCAATTGATTTTGACCACAAACAACCAGCTGAACGAGAGAAACAG gtAAAGATATTAGTTCCTAACAGCACTGCAGGAATGATTATTGGTAAAGGTGGAAGctatatcaaacaaataaaagaagaaagtggTGCTTATGTTCAGATATCTCAAAAATCTCGTGATCATGCCTTAGCTGAGAGGTGCATAACGGTGATAGGAGAAATGGAAAACAACAAGACAGCTTGTAAGTTAATATTAGCCAAAATTGCAGAAGATCCTCAAAGTGGCAGTTGTCTTAATGTTAGTTATGCAGAAGTTTCTGGTCCAGTAGCCAATTTTAATCCTACAGGTTCACCATATGCTAATTCAAATGGTGGTCAAGGTAATGGATTTAATAACAGTAACACAAGTTATAGCTCAAATGGAAGCCTAAGTAGTCTGAGtccaacaataaacaataattttggaAGTCCTCAGGGAACAGCAACTCCTGCAAGTATGATGCCATTTTCAACAGGCTTAAGCATAGGGACACATGACATTTCTCATGGCAATGCTTCACagataattgaaaacattaaacacaTGTTACGAGGAAATGGATACTCAGAACAAGCTACAACTGAGATTACAGCTGCAATGAACACTCTTGCAAGTTATGGGATACTAGGATTAGGTTTAGGTCAGttgttaaataacataaatggTGCTACAATAATGAATGGTATAGGCATGGGATTGGGTTCCTCTGCTCCTAGTACTTGTCCTGTTCCTCCTGGAGGTATATCCAACCAAAGTAGTATGCTTACATCTTGTACAGGTGTACCAGGAATAGACATCTCTTGTAGCTCAATAGCCACTTCAGGTCCAGCAAGTGGAGCTTCTAGTATGTTTGGACCACTAAGTGGAAACATGAGTACAAGTATGTCAAGTCTTGGTATGGTTCCTGGATTTTCATCTCCTACAGTTAATAGATCCAGTGACAGATTTCAATTTCAAGGGGATGGTCCTGCTGTTTTTGATCCATTTCGACGTAGTTCTCCTTCTTTGGGATCACCTCATGCTCCTAGTTTGCCAGTTAACAACAACTCATTTGGACTTGGAACATGTTTTAACTCTGGTCCTGCTTCAGTGCACAAAAGCCCATCTCCAAGTGATCATCAGGGTGAAACAGCCAAAATAGAGGTTGAAGTTGGTGAGAATATTGTGGGTGCCATTTTAGGTCCAGGAGGAAAGTCACTTCTGGAAATCCAACGACTAAGTGGAGCAAATATCCAGATATCCAAAAAAGGCATATTTGCACCTGGAACACGTAATCgtattgtaacaataactggCCCTTCAACTGCTGTCAGCACTGCCCATTATCTCATTGAACAACAAATCACTGGAGAAGAAGCCAAGAGAGCTCGTCAAAACTCTTTTGTAGCCATACATTAA